Within Ischnura elegans chromosome 6, ioIscEleg1.1, whole genome shotgun sequence, the genomic segment TGACAGGACGGAGAAATCAAAAAACATCCACGCTGcacctgtcagatccattgcaccGACggaattttcatcatcagcattcGAATTATTCAAGAGTCTTTACTTTCCTGATCTGTCTCCGGATTATTCACCGAAAATCAGAGGCATTCAAGCGACCAACCTCCTTGAGCTCAAGTTGAATACAAGCAAAGAAAGAAGAGTGTTTTAGCCCATGATAACCACAGAGTCACTTGTGAGTCCCAGACTTGCTAACCCATCCATGCATTCTCTGAAATAATTCATGGTTTAGAATTGCATTGTTGCAGGAGCAACATTGATAGCTACTGACCTCGGCGGCCATCTTTTTTCAATTCACTCAGCTTCAGTCATCTACAATAGTTTACCACCGAACATAAAATCCATTACATCCatatccaattttaaaaaatgtctaaagGAGCTTCTAATTAAGAAAGCATACTACACCTTagcagaatattttgataatgacTGTGATTGTTGTAAAATGTGACCCTCTATTTCATGCcttgtatatatttatgtatgtatgtatacctgacgatttctatgttgcataatgtaaccaacagaaataaaattatattattattattattattctagaTATTGCTAGTCCCTTAAGTTACTGCTATTCTTCGCCAATGCTAAAGTGTTATCTTTTGACAGGAGCATTGAACAGCAGAATGAATCTTGAAAGAGAGATTGGGTGCGTGATTGTCCACTCCTCCCCCCTCGATAGACAGAGCAATTGCTCTAACATACATACCAACTATCAAAAAGACACACAACTACTTGACAAGTAAAATATGATCTACTTACctgaatgaaaaataactttggtTTCCCAGCGAGAGTTGCACATTTATCAGCAGTGAATGGAGTCCACAATACATCGGGCTTGTATCCAACATCCTTGGTGTAAAGAATGTCTCGTTCTCCATGAGATAGCACAGCCATGAAAAAGCAGTCGCATTCAGAATGGTCGTCAGCCGCCGCTGTGGGCAAACAAGAACTATgtcaagaaaattttcaacattaaaatcaTTAAGATCATAatcccgtggatacaaaatattatgcaCGTAAGGCGAGATAACTGACTGAAGTTATCCCGCAAAGCTGAGGCAATTTATGGATGAAGGCTAAACGAGAGCCTACTTTCCCTAGTTAGAAAAATGATCAGGGATTTCTTCGCGAAACTGGAATTAGGACTCTGATAAGTGGTGGCTTCAGTAGGAAGTTTTGTGCACAAGCTTCACCTTCAGTAACGTGCAAGGTTGAGCATAAGAAACACAAGCACACCATTCAATAACTAAGTCGGATGACTGGGAAGATAGATTGTTTAAGAAACCTGTAACACCTCGGACAAACATGCAAACTAATCAATGCGTTACGAAATTTTCTATGTGTCATCCCGAATGCAGCGGGAAAAGGTTCATTATCATTCAGCTGTATTACCTTGGTTCACCTTTTCCTTAAGCTCAGTAAACTTCAGATCGTGATACATTCTAACCCGAAATCCCAACTTTCGCAGACGCTCGGCTAAGTTGACACAATCTAAGCTGGTTCCCGACCGTGATTTTAAGGTGCTGTCGTCGAAATGTTCATGGTTAAAAATAATCGCTTGGCCTCTGCTTTTATGTTTCATATTGTAGAACTCCGAAAACTTATGGACAGGCATCTCTGCCACAGGCACGGGTTCTGGCTTCCTAAAACGGAAATAAACAGGAGTAGAATAGTTTCTTGCACAATTGGTACATTTCCAGATCACCTTTCACAGAAGACGTACGGAGTTCTTCCCCAAGCATCTGCCTCATCTTGCGAGTTGGCGACCTCTTTTTTGGCATATTTCGTGGGTGAAACTTTACTGTCACCCTCCATTCAAGCGgctatgaaataaataatgtcCGTAACGCACTCCGCAAAACTCAACTCGTCGTTTAGCAAGAACGGATGACCACGGATGACAAGTACAAATAAAAGCCGCCCAAATATATAACCCTTACACTTAGACTTGAAATTCACGTATGGCTAGAGGCAGCGCTAGCGCTTGAAAAATCAACAAAGTAAACAGTCGATGCGAATaagaattcatgaaatattaattttcactaaGTAAATGAGGAATTTGTCATGAATGtaagatttttttgaaataatttgagcTGAATTACATGAGATTGTTTCTTTAATCACTAAACACATTCAGCAATCCTTCGCTGTAAGCACAAAAAGTTTTGAGTTTCATATCTGCGGATAACAATAAGTACATTTAATTTCCAACAGGTGGCAGCAGCTGAACAGTAATGGAGTGCGCCAAATTGAACATAATCAAGAATTTCGACGGAGAGGAATTAATGAATAGTAAGTTAGTCAGGGTGAGTGAATGCTTTGCAtcttttcctgtattttttgtGGTGCAGTATGTATGGTGGAAGTCTATTAAGTGAATCAAGTAAGAGTAATGTTCCTCGCGTTAATACAGAGCCCTGTTCCTGCTCCCGAAGTTAATAATTTCTCTGACAATGAGCCAAACATATTGGTGAATGTTAATTGAAGTGTATCCTTAAGAATTTTTCTTTCTCGGATTGTATTCTCATCTCATATTCCTGTGCTATTAATTATCTCAGGGTATCTTTTCAATATAATGgccaaataattcaattaaaattgtgtTTGGTGCGATACGTGGTTTTTGCAGAAAGAGTATATAACGTAGGCATTATGTTGAGGGTCCCTTGAAAGCCTTTTACATGTCAGAGACTctttacatataatttttccgTATTACAAATGctgtattttttgtgaaacaCCAATGCtttaacttcattaaaaatttcctatttttataaattatgcagAGCACAtgtataggaaaaaaatgaagtagacATAAGAGAGTTTATGActctatttgatattttatttgtgaTTACTCGGAGTCTTTGTTGTAAGAACAACTTCAGTTGAATGATGTTGAGAGCAgatgcaggggcgccgacttataaaaaatattgggggggcccatatcggaggtctttccccgggaagaggttaaatccaaagtgtgtcgcagcacggaaacactaccatgattcacactacttgattcagttaacctgcttaaccttataattatttgtttcaacacacattgttgaatttatttaaaaggtaactatcgtcaaacatgggaaattaaaattaacaatatatgtttgtgatttcacaaagcataatataacttaattattttcttgaattattgagggggctccatCCCCCCCAatcgaatctttgagggggcttgggccccct encodes:
- the LOC124160083 gene encoding caspase-1-like, whose product is MEGDSKVSPTKYAKKEVANSQDEADAWGRTPKPEPVPVAEMPVHKFSEFYNMKHKSRGQAIIFNHEHFDDSTLKSRSGTSLDCVNLAERLRKLGFRVRMYHDLKFTELKEKVNQAAADDHSECDCFFMAVLSHGERDILYTKDVGYKPDVLWTPFTADKCATLAGKPKLFFIQACQGDRFDSGVILRRTEVDGSSQYSIPSHADFLIAYSTIPGFFSWRNATKGSWFIQALCEELRERGAKLDILTLLTFVNQRVALNFESNVPADEAMNRKKQIPCITSMLTRRLIFTETEAV